The nucleotide window ACGGCACCGATCCCAAGGCCTACAACGCCGAGGACCCGCACAAGGGCCACGACCACACCTTCTTCATTCAGCTCAGCCGCGACGTCTTCGCCGACTGACGGTGCCGGCCCGCCATGAGCGGAAACCGGGCAGCCTGGGGGCGGTGTGCCCCGAAGCGAGCGCGATCGCCGGCATCCGATGCGTCGTGTCGACCCCCCTTGAGACCGAGAGCAGCAACCTCGACGAGGTGTCGCTGTCGCCTCCAGCTGGCCCACGGCTTGACCGTGACGGAAGACGGGCGTTGATCACGGGCCTCCTGTCGGCGATGCCAGGCCACTCGGCGGGCCGTCTGAGCAGGACGCCACACGCCTCTGGGCGATGTCTACCGATCGCGGAAGCCTCAAATGCGGACGCCTATCGGCGGCACCGATCTCCAGAGCGCGTGGTCAGCACGCCGGCACTGCCGCGGTGAGCCTCTCCGCGCCGACTGGTCAGGATCTGTAGACGTCTCGGCGGTGACCCACGCTCACCACGAGCACGACGAGGCGACGGTCGTGCACCTCGTAGATGATCCGATAGTCACCGACCCGAACTCGGTAGGCGCGCTCCTCGCCCTTGAGGGCCACACACCCCGGCGGACGAGGCTCGTCTGCCAGCAGGTCGATCGCAGCTCGGATCCGCTGCTGCTCACGCCTGGGCAAACGGGCAAGCGACTTCACCGCTCGACGCGCGATGTGGACCTCATAGCGGCTCACGCCAAGCCCAGGTCCGCCTTGACCTCATCCCAAGGCACGTAGTCGTCCTCTTCCCGAGCGGCTTCGAGCTCGTATCGATCGATCGCGTCCTCAGCCGCCTCGACGACCTGGTCGTACAGGTCGGCGTCGAGGATCACGGCCACGCGTCGACCTCGCCGCGTGACATAGACGGGCTCGCGTGATCGCCTCGCCTCGTCGATGATCTCGGCAAGCCGGCTCCTCGCTTCGCTCACGGCGATATCGCTCATGTACGAATCGTACATGAAGCCTCGGCGGGGGCGCCTCCTCGGGCTCGGGCGCCTTCCACGGCAGAGGTCAGGGGTTCGAGTCCCTTTGCGCCCACCACGCGCCTGCGCCTTCCGGCGCTAGATCGCCAGCTCGCTCTTGGTGCGGCCCTGGCGGGACCAGTAGGAGTCGGTGCGCCCGAGGCGGAAGTGTGCGGGCTTCTCGTCGTCGGCCAGCAGCTCGGTCTCCAACCACAGGCGCTTGAGGTGGCGGACCTTGCCGCTGGCGCGGTCGTCCTCGTAGCCCTTGCGGGCGTGGAGCACGTGGTAGTTGTTGATGAACTGCATGTCGCCCGGCTGCAGAACCATGCTCACGTGGTGCTTCGGGTCGGCGCACATCTCGTCGACTCGGTCGAGGGCTTCCCGGGCCCGGTCGGAGATCAGCGGGGCATCCTCGTGGCGGGTCACCGAGTCGATGTACGGGCGGATGTAGCGCACGAAGAGCCGGGCGCCCTTCCGGCTGCAGATCGGCATCAGGTACCAGCTCTTCCCTCCTGGCGGCTGCTCGCCTCGGAGGTCGTAGGGATAGGGCTGGTAGAGCTCGGCGGCCAGCTCCGGGTCGGTGCGCACCAGCTCGTTGTGGATGGTGACGATGTTGGCCACCAAGCTGGCACCGCCTCGCAGGCCGGGGTCGAGGCAGAACAGCCCGACGAGGTCGGAGCCGTCGGAGTGGAAGGGGAACGGCACACCGCCGATCTCGTTGCCCCGTGAGGTCCCGTCGGTGTAGCTGCGTCCCTGGTCGGTCACATCGCCGAGCAGGTGGCCCTTGGCGTTCTGCGGCCAGGGCGCACCGAGGTGGGCACCGACGCCCCAGTAGATCGTCGACGCCCGCTCCTTCGAGTAGCGCTCCATGGGCAGACCGCGGATCAGCGTGACCCCCCGGCCGTTGATGAGCTCGTCGGTGATGCGGGCCAGCTCGGGGCCGAGGGTCGGGAGGGGGAAGTGGTCCTTGGTGACGTCGAGCACGTCGTCGCAGCGGCGCTCGGCTTCGTGGAGGGCGGCGTCGAGCTCGGACACGTGCTCGTCGCTGAGGTGGAAGACGTAGCTCTCGCCGAGGTCGTCACGGCGCCACTCGCACTGCTCCTCCAGCGGCTCGAGGTCGGACGGGTCGACGGCGGTGCTGGTCTCGGTCGTGGTCATCGGGAACCTCCGGTGGTGGGCGGGTCGTGCTCGCTCATGCGGGAGCTGCCTCGCGCAGTGCCGGGAGCACCTCGGTGCGCACCAGTCGGTCGGCCAAGCGGGATGCCTCACGGTCACCCCCGAACGTCGGTCCCGTGAGGACGAAGCGGTCGAGCCCGAGGCGAGCGAGCCCCTCGAGCCGCTCGACGCAGCGATCGGGCTTGCCGACGACGGCGAAGCGGTCGACGAAATCCGGCTCGAGGACGTCGGTGTGGGCGGCGTCGTTGCGCAGGTGCTGGTGGCTGTCGTAGCGATGCCCCACCTCGGCCACGACCGCCTTGTCCCTCTCGGCCAGGCCCGCCCCGGTGGAGCCCGGCATGGACGAGAAGTGGGCGAACGCGGCGACGCCGCCGGCGATCAGAGAGCGAGCCGTCTCTGCGTCGGGATGGCAGCCGATGTTGACGTAGGCGCCGAACGCCACCGCACCGGGCTCCCGGCCCGCGTCGGCCACGGCCGAGCGGGCAAGCTCGATGGCCCAGGCGAGCCGGTCGGGGTCGGCGCCGACGGCGAAGGTGATGCGGTCGGCGACGCGAGCGGCAAGGTCGATCACCTTCGGCCCGGACGCGGCCACGTCGAGGGGGACCTTCGCCTCCCGTGTCCGGTCCAGCCACCGGAGCCGGCTCGCGAACCCGTTCAGCTCCACCGAGCCACCCCGCAGGTAGGTCTGCAGCTCCTGCAACCGCTCGCCGAACGGGGCGACCGGCATGGGCGTGCGGCCCAGATGGAACAGGGCGGTGTCGCCCCGGCCGACGCCCAGCAGGAACCTCCCGCCCGACTCCTCCTGCACGGTGACGGCCACGTTGGCGAGAGCAGCGGGGTGGCGGGTGGCGAGGTTGGTCACGGCCGTGGCGAAGCGCAGCCTCTCCGTCACCCGGGAGGCGAGCGCCACGGCCACGAACGGGTCGCCGACCAGGTTCTGTGAGTCGGTGAAGGTGATGCCGTCCCATCCCGCCAGCTCGGCCCGCTCGGCCTGGCCCTCTGCGGTGCGCACCTCGGGGGTGCGGGTGCTCCACAGCTCCACGTCAGCGCTCCTCCCGGGGCGAGGACGGCGATCGGTCATCGCCGTCGGCGCGACGGTAGCGCGCCGGCCCGTCCCGCATCCTCGTGACCGCCCGCTCGACAGGTGCCGCGGACCGACGCCCGAGGAGAGGCCAGCGGCGTAGGGTCACGGCCATGAGCACCCACCCTTCGGCCCCTCGTCTCACCCCCTTGACCCTCGACGAGATGACCGACGACCAGCGCGAGCTGGTGGGCGCGGCGGGCCAGAGCCGACCGCTGAACATCTTCGCCACGCTGGTGCGTGCTCCAGGCCTCTACCGGCGGTGGTCGACCTTCGCCGGGAAGCTGCTACGAGGCGGCAAGCTGCCCGAGCGCGACCGCGAGCTGGTGATCCTGCGCACCGCGCTCCGCTGCGCCGCCGCCTACGAGTGGGGCCAGCACATCTCGATCGCCCGTGATGCCGGCCTCAGCGACGAGGAGATCCTCCGGGTCGCCGAAGGCCCGTCGGCCGACGGATGGAGCGACCACGACCGTGCCCTCGTCACCGCGGTCGACGAGCTCCACGATGCGCACTGCCTCGGCGACGCGACCTGGCAGGCGCTCGCATCGAGCTACACCGACCAGCAGATGATCGAGCTGACCTTCCTGTCCGGTCACTACGCCATGCTGGCCGGGGCGCTGAACTCCTTTGGCGTGCAACCCGAGGGGCCGCTCCCCGGCCTGGGCGAGGTCTGAGGTGAGCGACGGGGGACGGCTGGCGGGCAAGACGGCGGTGGTCGTCGGTGCCGGCCAGACTCCGGGCGAGACGGTGGGCAACGGCCGCGCCACCGCCCTCACGTTCGCTCGCGAGGGCGCCCGCGTCTTCGCGGTCGACCGCGACAGGGAGTCGCTCGACGAGACCGTCGCCATGATCCGCGAGGCGGGCGGTGAGGTGACGGCGCACGTGGCATCCATCGGGCCCGAGGAGGTGTGCCGCAGGATGATCGAGGCGGCCCACGCCGCGCTCGGCCGGATCGACATCCTCCACAACAACGTGGGCATCGGGGCAGGCGACGCTGGAGTCTCGTCGCTCGAGGAGCGGGCCTGGGACCGGATCATGGACGTCAACCTCAAGGCCATGTGGCTGACCTGCAAGCACGTGCTGCCGGTGATGCGGGACCAGCGGGCCGGGGCCATCGTCAACATCTCGTCCATCGCCGCGATCGAGGTGCCGGGCAATCTCGTGGCTTACAAGATCTCCAAGGCCGGTGTGAACGCCCTGACGCAGTCCCTCGCCGCCAGCAACGCCCGGTTCAACATCCGTGCCAACGCCATCATGCCGGGGCTGATGGACACGCCCATGGCAGTCGACGCCGCAGCACGTGCCTCGGGCCGGACCCGCGACGAGATCGCCGCCGCCCGGGCCGCGGTCGTGCCGCTCGGCCACCAGGGGACCGCGTGGGACGTCGCCAACGCCGCCCTGTTCCTCGCGTCGGACGAGTCGGCCTTCGTGACCGGGGTGCTCCTCTCTGTCGACGGCGGCCAGTCGCTCTGACCCGCTGCCGACGATCAGTCGGTGGTGGCACGCGACCTGCGCCGCATGGTGACCACCGACAGCGCCAGGACCACCGGATAGATCTCCAGGCGGCCGAGGAGCATCTGGAGCATGGTGACGAGGCGGGCCGTCCACGGCAGCGCCAGGTAGTCCCCCGCCGGGCTCACGGCGCCGAGGCCCGGGCCGACGTTGCCGAAGCTGGAGGCCGACGCCGAGAACGAGGTGATCATGTCGGGCCCGGTGAGGGCGATCAGCACGGCACCGCCGCCAAAGATCACCAGCGCCAGGATCATGAAGCCGACGATCCGCGTGGCGATCTCCTCGGGGATGGCGCGGTCGCCGACGCGCACCGGGCGCACGAGGCGAGGGTGGAGCTGGCTGAGGGCAGCGCGATGTGCGTAGCTGGCGACAGCGAGGAGCCGGACGATCTTCACCCCGCCGGCGGTCGAGCCGGCCATCGCCCCGAGGGGCAGCAGCACCATGACGATGAGCTGCGCCCCCTGGCTCCACCCTCCGAAGTCGGCCGTGGCGTAACCGGTCGTCGAGACGACCGACGTGATCGAGAACAGCGAGGCGCGAGCGTGCTCCCCCATGGGCGATTCGACGTCGGCGACGACGAACACCACGCCTGACGCGATCAGCACCAGCGCGGCATAGGCGCGGAACTCGGTCGAGCGGAGCAGCGGGCTCGGGCGGCCGCGCAGCGCCCGGTAGTAGAGGGCGAAGCTGCCACCAGCCAGGAACATGGCCGTGATGGCGATCCACTCGACCGCTGCCGATTCGAAGTGCGCGAGCGACGCGTCGTGCGGTGAGAACCCGCCTGTCGACACGGTCGTGAAGGCGTGGGCGACGCCGTCGAAGATGCTCATCCCGGCGGCCAGGTAGGCGACGGCGACCACCGCCGTGAACCCGGCGTAGACCGACCAGAGGTTGCGCGCCGTCTGACGGACCTTCGGCGTCAAGCGCTCGCCGGGTGGGCCGGGTGCTTCGGCGGTCATGAGGCTCATCGCCCCGCTGCCGACGGTGGGCAGGACCGCGATGACCAGCACGATCACCCCCATGCCCCCGATCCACTGGGTCATCGCCCGGTAGAGCAGCAGCCCCTGTGACGTCTCCGAGATCGGCCGCAAGATCGTGGCGCCGGTCGTGGTGAAGCCGGAGATCGACTCGAACAGCGCCTGGTCGAACGACGTGAGGCGACCCGACACCAGATACGGTGCGGCGCCGACGACGGCGAGGGCGACCCAGGCCATGGTGACGGTCAGGAAGACCCCGAGGCTGCGCACCTCCTTCGGGACGACGGTGCTGCGCCAGACCACCAGGCCGATGACCGTCGTGGGAACGCCGCACACGGCGAGGGCGGCGACATCGGGCCCGCCGTCGATCCGGTCGACCATCGCGGCGATCATCATGGCCACCCCGGCCACCGTGGCCGACAGCGCGGCGACGTGGATGGGCAGGGACGGGCGCGGCTGGGATGGCACCAACCAGCCCCTGGCGCCCTCCAGGATCATGCGGTGAGGTGCTGACTGGCCTTGTGCAGGTCGCTGGCGCGGGCGAACACCACGACCTTGTCACCGGCGACCAGCCTCGTCGGACCGCGCACGATCTCCACCGTGCCGTCAGCGTGCACCGCGGCACCCAGGAGGACCGAGCGCGATACGTGGAGATCCGCCACGACGGCGCCGTCGGCGGGGCTCCCCGGAGCGACGGTGAACTCGTTGACCTCCACGTCGCTCTCCAGGAACGTGGCCACCGAGCCGCCACCGCCGCGCATCTCGCGCAGAACCGCGTTCGCCGACGCCGTCCGGGGGCTGAGGGTCGCGTCGATCCCGAACTTGCCCACAAGGGGCAGCAGCGCCAGCCGGTGCATCACCGCGACGGTGAAGCCGGACCCCTCCGCGGCGGCGTAGGCGCAGGCGAGCACGTTGGCGGTGTCCTCGCCAGAGGTCGCGACCACCACGTCCATCGTCGCGATCGACTCCTCGGACAGCAGCGCCACGTCGGTGATGTCGCCGTGGATGACCCGCACCTTCGGCGACGCGGCTGCGAGGTGCTGTGCCCGGACGAGGTCGCGCTCGATGATCACCACCTCGGCACCCTCGGCCGACATGGCCGTGGCGACCATCGACCCCACCGCGCCCCCGCCGAGGATCATCAAGCGACGCACCCGCCGGCTGACGGCGCCGATCAGCTGCAGGGTCTCGCGGCGAGCGACCTTGGTGGTCAGCACCCGCACGTGGTCACCGACCTCGAGCACCTCGTCGCCCCGGGGGATGATGGTCTCACCACCTCGGGTCACCGCCCCGAAGAGGAACTGCCAGTGCGGCTCGAACTCCGCCCCGACCTCGCTCAGCCGACGGCCGGCCACCGCCGAGCCCGACCGGATGACCGCACCGATGACCACCAGCTCCCCACCGACCATGGGGTAGACCTCGTCGGCGCCGGACAGGTGGGCGAGCTCGAGGATCTCCTCGGCCGTGTCGGCGTCGGGGTCGATCACCACGTCGGCCCCGACAGCCAACAGCAGCTCCCGCCCCGCCGGACCCCGCAGCTCCTCGGTCTGGACCCGCACGACCGTCTTCGGGACGCCCGCGCCCTTGGCGAGGAGCGAGGCGATGAGGTTGACCTCGTCGCTCTGGGTCACCCCCGCCAGCAGCGAGGCGCGCTCGATGCCCGCCTCGGCCAGCACCGAGGGGTGGCACCCGTTCCCCACGATGACCTGGATGTCGAGGTCCTCACCGATGGCGCTCGCCGTGGACTCGTCCTGCTCGATCACGACCACGTCGTGCTCGGTGCCCAGACGCTCCGCCAGGTACCACCCAACCTCACCGGCTCCGACGATGACCACGTGCACCGCCGCAGTCTTGCGGGTAGGAGGGGGTACCGGGCGCCATGCCACGGGAAGGACTCGCCCGGGGCTCCCGCCGGCGTCGTGCCGCCCTCGTAGGATCAGGGCATGAGCATCGACCTGCCGCCCCGCTGGGACGTGAGCGACGTCTTCCCCGATCTCGGCTCGCGCCAGTTCGCCGCCGCCCGTGAGGAGCTCGGCGCCGAGCTGACCCGGCTGTCAGGCCTCTACGACGAGCACGACGTGCGGGGTGGTGAGACCCGCCCCGTCGACGAGGTGACCGTGGAGGCCTTCGAGTCCGTGCTGGACGCGACCAACGACGTGCTCGAGCGGGTGCGCGTCCTGTACGCCTTCATCTCGTCGTTCGTCACCACCGACGCGCGCCACGACCTCGCCCAGGGAGAGCTGTCGTCGTTGCAGGCCGAGCTGGCGGAGCTGTCCAAGCTGCGGAGCCGCTTCGACGCATGGGTCGCCGTACTCGGCGACGAGGAGCTCACGAAGCGCTCCCAGCTCGCCGCCGACCACGCCTACCCCCTCGAGCGGGCGACGGTGCGCTCCACCCACCAGATGACCGAGCCCGAGGAAGCCCTCCAGGCCGACCTCTCCCTCACCGGCTCCAGCGCGTGGCAGCGGCTCTACACCACCTTCACCTCCCAGCTCACCGCCGCCGTAGCCGGCGAGGAGCTGCCGATGAGCCAGGTGCGCGGCCTCGCATACGACGCCGACACCGAGCGGCGACGGGAGGCCTTCGACGCCGAGCTGGGAGCCTGGCGGGCCAGCTCGGTGCCCGTCATCGCCGCCCTCAACGCCATCAAGGGGGAGGCGTCGACCCTGAACCGCAGGCGAGGGTTCGCCGACGACCTCGAGCCCGCCCTGCTCTCCAACGGGGTCGACCGCCAGACCCTGGAGGCCATGCAAGGCGCCTGCGTCGATGCCTTCCCCGACTTCCGCCGCTACCTGCGTACCAAGGCCGGGATCCTCGGCCACGAGGGTGGTCTGCCGTGGTGGGACCTGTTCGCGCCGGTCGGCGGCGAGCCGTCGCAGACGTGGTCGGAGGCCACCGCCGCGGTCACCTCCTCGTTCGGCTCCTACTCACCGCAGCTCGAGCGCCTCGCCCGCCGGGCCGTCGACGAGCGGTGGATCGACGCCGAACCCCGCGACGGCAAGCGCGACGGTGCCTTCTGCATGGGCTTCGACGGCGACCGGTCGCTCGTGCTCATGAACTTCGACGGCTCGGCGCGCGACGTCTCGACCCTCGCCCACGAGCTCGGCCACGCCTACCACAACGTGACGCTCGCAGACCGGACGCCGATGCAACGCCAGCTCCCCATGGCCCTTGCCGAGACGGCCAGCATCTTCTGCGAGACCATCCTCATGCAGGACGGCCTCGCCGCCGCGACCGGCGACGAGCGCCTCGGCCTGATCGAGGGCGACCTCCAGGCCTCGTGCCAGATCGTCGTCGACATCCACAGCCGCTTCCTGTTCGAGCGCGCCTTCGGCGAGGCACGCGCCAAGCGGACGGTGTCGGCCGACGAGGCGTGCGCCCTCATGGCCGAGGCCCAGGAGGCCACCTACGGCGACGGCCTCCACGACGAGCACCGCCACCCGTGGATGTGGGCGGCCAAGCCGCACTACTACTCCAGCGCCTTCTACAACTGGCCGTACACGTTCGGGCTGCTGTTCGGTCTCGGCCTCTACGCCCGCTACCAGGCCGACCCGGAGCGGTTCCGGGCCGGCTACGACGACCTGCTCTCGTCCGTCGGCCTCGCCGGAGCCGCCGACCTCGCCGCCCGGTTCGACATCGACGTGCGCGACCGTGCCTTCTGGGACGCCAGCCTCGACGTCATCCGGACCCGCATCGACGACTTCGAGAAGCTCGCCGCGCTGCCTACCTGAGGGCAGTCAGCAGCGGCTGGGCGCGGTGCCCGGACCGGGCCCGGCCCGTGCAGGCAGCTCACCGCCGGTGGTGGTCGGCGGCGATGATCGGGTCCGCGCACCGTCCGGCGAAGGCTGCGGTGTGGGTGCGAAGCGTCGTTCGGCGAGGGGGTCGTACTTCGCCATGCGCTTGGCGACGCTTCGGCGTAGGGGTTGGACGGTGGTGGTCACCGCGGTCCCCCACTGGTTGAAGAACGTCAGGGTGGCGTTGGGGTCGCCGCTGATGCGCCACCCGTGGTTGTGGATGTTGTTGTGGCAGGTCCAGCACAACGCCACCAAGTTGTCGAGGTCCGTCGGTCCGCCTCGTGACCAGTGCCAGAGGTGGTGGATCTGGTGGATGGGCCCGCCGCAGCAGCGGCAGCGACCGTCACGCCGCGTCACCAGCCGGCGCAGCCAGCGGGGAACCACCCGCTCGGCGCGCCCGACCCCGACCGCTTCGCCGTTGATCGTCATCACGAACTGCACCCGACCGCCGCACGCGAACCGCAAGAGCACGCAGTTGTGCTGCACACCCCAGGTAGGAACGAGCTGCGCACCGCTCGGTCAGTCGTCCTCGAAGCCGATGAGCGGGGCATCGCCCTCGCAGTGACGGGAGGTCGCGCCCCTAAGGTCATCCCCCTCGGGATGGTCGTCAAAGGGATCACCCAGCCACTGCAGCCGCTCGTAGCAGGTGGCCCGCTGCTGTTCCACGATGAGGGAATCCGTCCGGTCGATTAGCTGACCGAGTCGAACAACGCCGACGACGGCGAGCACTGCCAGGACCGCGAGAAGGGCAACGGCCACCCACGTGGGTGAGAGCCCGGCGCTTCGCTCGAGCGAGAGCTCGGTCTGATCGTCCGGCAGGTTCACCCGGTGATCGTACGTCGGCGCCTTGAGATGACCTGCGAGGATGGGGCCGTCGCCGGATGCTGAGGGATGGACAGGCCATGGAGCTTCGACCGTCCACGCCGGGAGATGCGGCATCGTTGTCGTTGGTGCATGCCGCGACGTGGAGGGCCACCAACGTCGGTCAGGTGCCCGAAGTGCTGGCGGAGGAGCGAGTCGTGAAGGCGCGGAACAGGACTGGGTCAGCTACACCGAGAAGCGTGTCGCCGCTGGTGGAGGCGTCTTGGTGGTCGCCGACGAACACGATGTCGTCGGGTTCTGCGAGTACGGACCGACCGAGGACGCCCCACTCTCATGGCGGTTCCTTCCACTCCCTGGCCCGCGGCGGTCGTGAAACGCAAGGAATCGCCACGAGAACCTGGGGACGGGCGTTTGGTCGCGGGCCTGTGGGACGACGGGCTAGCCGGCAGCAGGAGCGGGGTGGCCCATTTCGGGCCATTGGTGGCTAGGATCGGGCCGATGGCGAACGTCGAACTCGAACGGGTCGAGGCGCTGGAGCTGCTCGGGATGGTGTTGGCACACCTGAACGACGCTGAGGCTCGACGCGAGATGTCGGCAAGGGTTCCGATGCTGATGGGCATCCGGAACAAGTTGGCTGCATCGCTCCGGGAGGAACAATGACCTACAGCGAGGCCCAGGTGACCGCGGCGAACACCGCGATCGACAAGTACCGCTCCGGGGAGGAAGGAGAGGTTGGCGCCGCGCTTGCGGTGGTCGGTCTCAGCGCCGAGCGAGCCGCACGCGAAGCCGCCATCCGCGATGACATGATCCGGGTCGCTCATCGAGCCGGGGCATCTCTGCGTCAGCTCGCCGAGGTGTCCGGGCTCAATCGCAAGACGGTGACGACCATCGTCGAGGCCGACGTCTCGGCCTGACCGGCAGGGGCGCATTGGCGCCTCGCAGGTGGCTCGGTCTACGCCGGGTCGACGCTCGCGCCGCCGTCTTCGCCCGCCAGGGCGGTGGCGGGCGTGGAGGCGAGGGCGCCGGTCTCGATCAGCTCGCGCACCGCCGGCACCGGGTCGGGGTCGGAGAAGAGACGGCGGTCGCCATAGTCGGCGTCGCGGCCGGTCGGGTCGATGACCCACCACGAGGCCTCGAGGGCGATGCCGTTCGGGTCGGTGAAGTAGATGGAGCGCACGAAGACGTGGTCGACGACATCGGTGACGGCGCACCCGTGGGCCTTGAGGCGGGCGGCGAGCTCCTCGAGGGCGTGCTCGTCGGCGAGGTTGAACGCCAGGTGGTCGAACTGCGCCGCTCTCGGGTCGGGGACCCCGGCGGGCTTCGAGAACGGCTCGATCTTGGCGTTGCGGTACTCGAAGAAGGCCACGGTCTGCTCGGGGCCGAAGTCGAAGAAGTAGTGCCGGAAGCTGGCAGCGCCGATGGTGGTCACGAGCCTGGCTCCCAGCACGCCGTGCCAGAAGCGGACCGTGGCATCCATGTCGGTCGTCACCAGCGCCAGGTGGTTGATGCCCCGCCAACGGGGCTGCACGGAGGTCATGGCTCCACGGTACGGCCCGATCGGCCACCTTGCTCCGCCCAGCGGAGCAGGTCGGATGGCGCGGCGGCTCCCTCGCTCAGACGGGGCTCCCGTACCGGGCGACCAATTCGGGGATCCGGGGAAGGAAGCTGACCTTGTCGAAGCAGGCAGTGGCGCCTCGCCGCCGGGTCTGCTCGAACACGTCGACCGGCGCCTGCCCGCTCACCACGAGCACCACGGCATGCGGGCAGCGACGTCGGAGCTCGGGCAGGGTCGCCATGCCGTCGCGCTCGGGCATGAAGAGGTCGAGGATGACGACGTCGGGCGTGTGGCGCTCGACGCAGGCGATGCAGTCGTTGCCATCGACGGCCTCGACCACCTCGGCGCCCTCGTCCTCGAAGGCCATCCGGAACAGGGTGCGGATGGGCGCCTCGTCGTCGCAGATGAGGACAAGCACACCTCCAGGTAAGCAACAGCGCTGCGTGCCGACCATGGCCCGTTCGGGTGGTCGTGCGGAGTGGTTGACCATCTGCGACATCGGCGCGACGATCGACCTACCGGCTCGTGAACAGATTCACGAGCGATGGAGGTACCACGTGACCGAGCGCAAGCCGCCGGGGGTCCGGTGGGAGGGGTGGGTCGACCGCATCGTCCGGGAGGGCCGCGAGCGGGGCGACTTCGACGACCTCCCCGGGACGGGCAAGCCCCTCCCCGACCTCGACCGCCCTCGTGACGAGATGTGGTGGGTCAAGCAGCTGCTCCAACGTGAGCAGGTGACCGTGACCCCGCCGACGATCGCCGTCCGCCGGGAGCTCGAGGAGGCACGGGCGCTGATCGCCGGGCTGGACGACGAAGGCCGGGTCCGGGAGGTCGTCGA belongs to Acidimicrobiales bacterium and includes:
- a CDS encoding M3 family oligoendopeptidase, with protein sequence MSIDLPPRWDVSDVFPDLGSRQFAAAREELGAELTRLSGLYDEHDVRGGETRPVDEVTVEAFESVLDATNDVLERVRVLYAFISSFVTTDARHDLAQGELSSLQAELAELSKLRSRFDAWVAVLGDEELTKRSQLAADHAYPLERATVRSTHQMTEPEEALQADLSLTGSSAWQRLYTTFTSQLTAAVAGEELPMSQVRGLAYDADTERRREAFDAELGAWRASSVPVIAALNAIKGEASTLNRRRGFADDLEPALLSNGVDRQTLEAMQGACVDAFPDFRRYLRTKAGILGHEGGLPWWDLFAPVGGEPSQTWSEATAAVTSSFGSYSPQLERLARRAVDERWIDAEPRDGKRDGAFCMGFDGDRSLVLMNFDGSARDVSTLAHELGHAYHNVTLADRTPMQRQLPMALAETASIFCETILMQDGLAAATGDERLGLIEGDLQASCQIVVDIHSRFLFERAFGEARAKRTVSADEACALMAEAQEATYGDGLHDEHRHPWMWAAKPHYYSSAFYNWPYTFGLLFGLGLYARYQADPERFRAGYDDLLSSVGLAGAADLAARFDIDVRDRAFWDASLDVIRTRIDDFEKLAALPT
- a CDS encoding HNH endonuclease signature motif containing protein, producing the protein MLLRFACGGRVQFVMTINGEAVGVGRAERVVPRWLRRLVTRRDGRCRCCGGPIHQIHHLWHWSRGGPTDLDNLVALCWTCHNNIHNHGWRISGDPNATLTFFNQWGTAVTTTVQPLRRSVAKRMAKYDPLAERRFAPTPQPSPDGARTRSSPPTTTGGELPARAGPGPGTAPSRC
- a CDS encoding VOC family protein; protein product: MTSVQPRWRGINHLALVTTDMDATVRFWHGVLGARLVTTIGAASFRHYFFDFGPEQTVAFFEYRNAKIEPFSKPAGVPDPRAAQFDHLAFNLADEHALEELAARLKAHGCAVTDVVDHVFVRSIYFTDPNGIALEASWWVIDPTGRDADYGDRRLFSDPDPVPAVRELIETGALASTPATALAGEDGGASVDPA
- a CDS encoding response regulator, which translates into the protein MLVLICDDEAPIRTLFRMAFEDEGAEVVEAVDGNDCIACVERHTPDVVILDLFMPERDGMATLPELRRRCPHAVVLVVSGQAPVDVFEQTRRRGATACFDKVSFLPRIPELVARYGSPV
- a CDS encoding DUF1992 domain-containing protein, yielding MTERKPPGVRWEGWVDRIVREGRERGDFDDLPGTGKPLPDLDRPRDEMWWVKQLLQREQVTVTPPTIAVRRELEEARALIAGLDDEGRVREVVEAINTRIRGVNRLASSGPPSTLMTLDVEETVEHWRTTRQELSGSC